CTGGACCTGGCGGGCAAGTGTACCATGTAATTCGTGGCATACAGTTGGTCCCATGGTGCATCCATCCAAAAGGATTGATCTTTCTTGTATAAACAGTTTGATATGCAATACATCCATTTGTTCTTTCGACAAAGGTTGCCTGAGCAGGTCCCTGTGGAGTCGTTGAGCTGCAGCTTGGTGGCTTGTGCCAACAATCAGCGTCACCGTGCCCTGGCCTACTGAGAGATGAAGATGCCAGGCCGAGTGAGAGCGGCTGCCTTTGCCTGGGGTTTGCAACTGGCAGGCAGCCACTGGAGTTGTCGAGTTTACAAGCAAGCTTGCAATGTTGCAAGTTATATGTGCCTAGATGGCTGATATACGGTGGAGTATCATAGTTTTGAAACGGAAGTAGTATTTAACAGTTGTGTCTGGTTAATCATCAATGCTACACATAAGAACCTCAAATATCTTGCAATTTCCATTACGAAACAACAATTTTTTTACTCTTCAACTCCAAGCACATGCGTTTGCAGGTGCTTTAACGCATGTGCTTTAATGCGACTGGACAAGTTAATGTACATTGTCATTCAAATCTTTAGCGTTTACACCGAAAAAACACAACTAGCAGTAGAATGCCACAAGGtaacggaaattcaattcggctcccgggtgcgtatgcaccctctaccaaaaaattatatttcgaaatgtcgaaaaaatttaacaaatttttttacatgtacatcttcataatatatgttcgttcgtcaagtttcacgaaaaactaatattttttgtggtctatataaaaaagagaaaacttatcttgtgaaaaacattatttttagcattgagttttgtcttttttacacacgtcacataataagtcgattttttatgaaacaactttgtaagcgtgtagcacgagaagatttacatgagaatttttagtttcaatttttttgaaattcaaaatatgtgtaagatgcatttcaaaatagagggagcatatgctcccatgttccaaaacaccactcccgcaagGTAAAAAGTTCTTTAGGATCCTTGCAATCAGCATAAATGTACATTCTCATATGTGTTGTTTCAAAAGGGACTCCTTTGGAATCAAAAGACTCCGGTCCATATTAACAGTACAATGTGAGCTCCCAGACAATGGTGCTCTAGCTACAACGACTTGCTACTTCTGCTCCAGGTTGACGGCGGATTCAGACAGTGGCATCCTCTTTGGTATCCTCCACAGGCTCCTCTGAGGATGCGGAGCTCACGTTTTGGTCACCAGGACCAGTAGAGACCTTCACAGTGGCAGGCCTTAACACCCTCTCTCTCAAAAGGAAACCTCGGTGAACTTCGTGTGAGACAATCCCTGCCTTGAACTGTGTGGATTCTTCTCTCGAGATAGCTTCATGAACCTAAGAAAATGAAGGTATCAGCTCCTATTATGCTGCCTATTATGTGAAAAGAGTAGCTTGAACATGATTTTGTATTTCCTGGTGGAAGCATTCCGCATGTGTGAACTCAAACCATGGCATGTGCTTAAACAAACATTTTTGTCAACAAACAATCAATTTAGATGCTAATTATTATTTAAACAAACATTGTGTTCAAGGCAGTAGATAAATGACTTTCTCAGCACAAATGATAATTTAAAATTCACAAATGTATGTTCATGTAGTTGGCAGCTAAGCTAAAATCACTACATAACATTTTTAAATATGAATCAGGGATAAATATTAAGTAATCATTTGACCAACATCTTACCAACAATCCGCTTCTTGAGATACAAATGTAGTGTTTAACTAACAAGCCTACTTCATTTACATAACAGACTACGTCCAAAGCAGAACATAAAGAAGCATCAATATGCATGTGTTGATACTAGCTAAATAAGTGGCTCCGATAAATGAAGTAAATGGGTGatggaaaagaaaaaaaactgtACTTACCAATGGATCAAATGGCTTGCCGACAGTTTCAACAACCCCTACACCTAAGCTTTTCAATGTTTCTACTAATTGCTTGTAAATGCCTTGATAGCTTGTGCTAATCTTCTGCTCCTTATCAGTCTCCAGGGTGACCTCTACATTTGCCTTCTCAAAGCTATCAACTAGAGGCAACAGACTCTGCACAAGATCCACTTGTATACTCGATGTAAACTTTGCACGGTCCTTTTCAGTCTGCTTCCGGAAATTCTCTAGATCAGCATTCAAGCGAAGAAACTTATTCTTCCCCGAAATTATTTCAGCTGTAATACTTTCAAACTGAGAGGCTGCTTTACTTCTCTCTTCCTCCAGGCCAGCGATTGCCTTCTCGATGTCACTAACAACATCATTGTTTCCATCTAGAAAAGCTTTCTTGTATAGTCGAATTAGGTCATTCATAGGAGGGAAATCTTCCCCTTTTACAACCTGCAGTAATACCAATCTGTTTAGTGAAACTTGATAAACCAAATTCCATCAAATATACATAACAAGAAGctccaaaaaaaaatcagcaacatATGATTATTTTCCATGTACGTACCAATATTTGGGTCATTTAATAATCTTGTGGCTCACTGGTAGCAAAAGTAGCTTAACATGCTGCAACTGTGTCTTAACACCTACAGTTACTTGTTCTATGGCTATGCTCAGTCTTGTTAAGTTTAGCTGATGAGTGACGAAACAACATTTCCATGTTCTCCATTTACCCATGTAATTGCCAAGCTTATTTTCTTCTGAATGTGGCCAACCGGTGGCTAACACTAAATGCTATTTTTGTGTAGAGCATACTCCAAGTGTACTGTAATTTGAGTGCCTATCAATTATCACAAGCTTACTGTACCCATCAGAATTTACCATTAGTCACTCAGATACTCTAATTAAAACATTTAATTGAAAACTACATATGAAGCAACAGACATAACACTTCACAGCATGCACACGGAAGACAAATCTTGAGCTAGAAGAGTAATCTTATCGAAAAGAATCTCCGAAAACAGCACTCCTCCCAATCAGCTAACCCCTCTGCCTCTACAAGAGGGGAGGACCGAAGAGGCGAATTCTCCACAAATCGAGTAGAGAATCCAAATCTGATAGCTAACAACAGTGCGGACGGAATCGAAAGATCTTACCTGTGGGTCAGCGCCGGCTACTCGGAGCGGCGGCAGCGCTGCATTGGGGCGCCGGAAAGAGAGGAAAGAGGGGGGTTGGCGGTTGGATTTACGGGCAGCAGGTACGGCGGAGGGCGGAGTGAGGCGGCGACGGGTAGGGtttgcggcggcggaagcggcggGGTAGGTGCAGAAGGTTGCCGCCATACTGGATGCCCCCTATCGTTTCGCTTCCGCGGTGTCTGGAAAGTACAGGAAACCGCGGTGGGGAAATTATACTGTACATACAAGGGACCTGTACACACAAGCATTTTAGATACCATGTGGTACACGTGGTGAGCAACAAAACAATTGTTAAAAAAACAAGCATTTTAGATATAAACATTGTCTAGCTTATTTagatttttttttgcgaaaatctTATTTAGAAAAACTTGCCTCCAGTTCCTCCttaattttttttagaaaaatctggATTCATTATAGAAGTTCAAAAGAAGTATGAAGCACCCCAACCGTAATAAAGATTACATTGAAATTCTTGGACCACCTAATGCCACTACTACCGCCACAGCGAGCTGCCGACGCGCCATTGTCTCCACTCCCCTACCGGAACCGCCatgacgttgttgatgacaagcgAGAATTTTTTGTGCACGTGCTCCTAAGGACCAGCACCCCAGACCCGAAATTGTCGCCGCTAAATCATTAAATTGATTTGAATCTTTTAGCACTAAACCTATAATAACACACAGGATGAACGAAATCTATCACTCATGGGAGCAACAACTAGAAAATTCCCCACCCTCCTCAACGCCAACAAGATCACCGCCGACGAGTTGGATGAGGAGGCGGGTATACCTTATTCTTGTCTCGCACATCACCATCATAGCCACCATAGCACCGACATCGGTTGACCAATCTCTAAGTTTAGGGAACTTACTATAGCGTCAAGCGCAGGTCCAAGGTCCCCACCCCCTCTCGCCATCGGAGTGGCCAACAGAGGATGCTGAAACCCATTGGTTCCCGATCGAAGAGAGGGGAGACGACGCAGATGGCAATGACGGATAGGATGGAACCCTAGGTCGCCTCCTTTTTATTTCTCTAGAGGAAAACGATTTAGTTCCTTCTTAATTTTATTTAGGACTTACTTCAAGAAATACTTATTTCATAGCAATTTAGAGCAGTTTAGTTTTAAAATAAAATTCTATTAAATAATTAAAATCATTCATAAAACAACCAAATATGGTAGGTAGTGAGTTACGATATTATAATTGCGCTTCTGAATACATTGATTGATCTCTCGCAAAAGATTATTTCCTAGGTACGATTAGTTAGGGATGTGATGAAGAAGGCTAACAGCGGCAGGGTTTGCGGCTCCTCTTTCTCTGATTTGATGTGGATATGTGCCATCGAGAGAGGATGATTTAGCGCGGGGGAGGGAACGAGAAGAATTTGGTACATGTAGAAAAAGAACTCCCCACCAGATGACGAGAATTAGCGCTCCGATCATAGGATTTGGGAAACGTGTGGATAAGAAAAAACAATTGGTACAATGAAAGAAAAGGGGAGGCTTGAGCCTTTCTTAGTTCTATCTCCTCTCCACAGCAGCAACTCTGTTAATAAGGGAATGCTGACGACATAGTTGTACGTGCGCTAATATCAAATACTCCATCTGGCTCTCAATACATGTTGTTGATTCAATGAACCTAGACATGTTTTAGCTTACATTTTGCCTAACACATATCTAGAGCTGGATGAACTAATAAAAAGGGGCAATCAAAATTATGTAGTATATAGAAGGTATATTATAGTTGTGTAGTAAAAGTGACTCAAAGTAGTGAAAAACAAATAGCATTTCTTGCCAAAGTGATCCTAAACATTCTCAACTAAAAATGACTTGAGCTGATTTGTGTGTCTTGATGGTGCAATTCTCTGCATGACATCTTCGAAGACATGGTGAGCACCCTGGATGACTTCACAGGGCCGGTCCTGAGAATTTAGGGGCCCGGGGCGAAATCAAAGCACGGGCCCTATAAATACTAAAATTGTTGATATACTTATTCCCTTCTATGAATTTTTTTATTAACtttatctaaatttggatgtacaaAGTTAAGATAAGTTTAATGTGACGGAAGGAGTACAATAATGCATATATATTATTTTGAAGAATTGTTCTAGCATTACTAGGTGCAAAGCCACGGTGATAATAATATATAAATATTGACGGTAACTATTACCTTGTAAACTCTACCCGGAAACTATCTGCAACTGCGCTATCGCGAAAGCCGTGGGCGCAGTGCGATCTCCTCTGGCTTCTCAATATTGTCATAGAATGTCATGTGTAGGGAGAAGTGGAATTAGATACGTACTAACAATGGTTTGAATTTTTTTCCTTAAAAAGCCATGAGACAAATCAATCAACGTGCTTGAATGAAAAGAAAAATATGTCAATTGGGCGCTACATTTCCTTTTCCCTTTTTCCTGACATGGATACACTCCCTTTCTTTCAAGTGAAGGCGCTAAATTTCTTGGATCAATCTATTTGCCATGGTCTACCTGAGAATCTATCCCACCGGCCCACCCCAGTTAATCATTTTACAGTCATAACTAATATTTAAAGGGCCCAAACGAACTGAAGAAGAAAAATACTAAGCCAGCCAACGGGAAAAGATAGGCCCAACGTTCGGCATAACGTTTCGTTCGTCGTCTGCGTTCGACAGAAACTTCCGTCTGACTTCAATGGCGCCGCCGCAAATAATTCACATCTCCTCCGCTTCTGCATCACCCTTAGAAAGTTGGGA
This region of Lolium perenne isolate Kyuss_39 chromosome 2, Kyuss_2.0, whole genome shotgun sequence genomic DNA includes:
- the LOC127334862 gene encoding uncharacterized protein, giving the protein MAATFCTYPAASAAANPTRRRLTPPSAVPAARKSNRQPPSFLSFRRPNAALPPLRVAGADPQVVKGEDFPPMNDLIRLYKKAFLDGNNDVVSDIEKAIAGLEEERSKAASQFESITAEIISGKNKFLRLNADLENFRKQTEKDRAKFTSSIQVDLVQSLLPLVDSFEKANVEVTLETDKEQKISTSYQGIYKQLVETLKSLGVGVVETVGKPFDPLVHEAISREESTQFKAGIVSHEVHRGFLLRERVLRPATVKVSTGPGDQNVSSASSEEPVEDTKEDATV